The Verrucomicrobiia bacterium genome segment GGCAGTGAGGGCGACGGAGAGGCCCTGCAACGAATCGCCTTTGATCCCGGTGAGATCCAACTGACCGCCGACGCCACCAATCGCCTCGCCAGGTTGGTGATGGCGCTCAACAAGCGTCCGGAACTGCTGCTGACCCTGCGGGCCGGGGCGTCGGACGACGACGCCAATGCCCTCTCCCAGCGCAAATTCGAAGCGGCACTGGATGCCGTGTCGGAGGCGGAGAGCAGGGCTCGGGATGACACCCCGGACGGGGCCGTTCCCGCGTTGACCCGGCTCTTCCAGCAGACCCTGGGTCCCGGGTCTGACCCCTCCAGCGCCGTCGCGGCGGCAGAGGCGCCCACGACGCCGGAGATGGAACGACGGCTCCGCGACCACTTTGTGGCAGACGCCGGGGAATTGGAGCGGCTGCGTGCCGACCGGATCGCCGCGGTGGAGCAATGGTTCCTCGACGTCGGACGTCTACCGGCGGACCGGATCGCACCGCCGGAACCCTCCGATACCCCGCCGGCTGCGCTGTCGGAATCCGTGGTGGAGTTCTCGCTCGAGTAGCGTTGGGGCAGCGGGAACCACTCCGATGCGATCCGTTGAAACCGGCACGATGAATCGTGGGTGCTTTTCCTGACCCGCGGCCGGGTGCCGGCGGTCTCGACGATTTGACGAGATCCGGAACTCAGGCCGACGGTTGAAAAAATGACCCTGAATCCAAATCGGAACCGCCCGCCGCATCGTCCCGGCGGGTTCACCTTGATTGAGCTCCTGGTGGTCATCGCGATCATCGCGATCCTTGCCGCGCTGCTCGCTCCGGCACTGGCGGGCGCCAAGGCCCGGGCCAATGGCATTCGATGCCTGAACCATGTCCGCCAGCTTGCCCTCTCGCTGGTCATCTATTCCGGCGACCATGACGGCTACTATCCGGCGCGACGGGAGCATCCGGCGGCCTGGATGACCGCCCTGCAGCCCTACTACAAGGACCCCGCGATCCTGAAGTGCCCGTCCGACCGCTTTCCCTGGATTCCAGGATTGCCGGTGGAGGCCCGGGTCGCCGTGCAGCGCAGCTTCGTCATCAACGGCTTCAATGACTGGTTCCAGGCGAACCTCAGTCCGACCAACTACCAGCAGTTCCTGCGCTGGCAGTGGCCGGCCGGCATGCGGGATTCCGCGATTCCCGAGCCCTCGGAGACCATCACCTTTGGGGAGAAAAAGGCCGGTTCCTTTCACGTACACATGGATTTCAGCCAGGGCCGCGAGGGCAACGACGTGGAGGAAATCGAGCAGAACCGCCACCGGAGCGGCCGGGGAAAGTCCGGCGGGTCCAACTTTGCGTTCGCCGACGGCAGCGCGCGGCTTTTGGGATACGGACGCTCCACCAGCCCCGTGAACTTGTGGGCGGTCACGGAAGCATGGCGCCGGGTGGCGGTCCGGGCTGAGTGAATCCTCCTTGAGGACACCCCGATGCCCTGCTCATTCCGGATCTGCTGCTGGAGCGTCCTTTTCGGAGCCCTGGCAGGCTCCCTCCAAAGTTCGGTCGTCCTGAACGAACTCTTGTATCACCCCCCAGATGACAACGACGCCCTTCAGTTCATTGAGCTGCACAACACCGGCCCGGAGCCGGTGGCGCTCGACGGCTGGCGATTGACCCGGGGGGTGGCGTTCACCGCGCCGAACTGGACCCTCCCGGCAGGCGGCTTCGCAGTGATCTGCCGAAACCGGGCCGCGTTTGAGAGGCAGTTCGGCCCGGGACTTCCTGTGATCGGCGAATTCAAGGGTCGTTTGAAGCACGGCGGCGAGCGGGTTGAACTCACGGATGCCGGCGGGCGGGTGGTGGATGCCCTGCGGTACGACGACACCCCTCCGTGGCCCGTGGGCTCCGATGGTTATGGAGCCTCTCTGGAACGAATCGTTGCCGATGGCCCCGCCGGGGACCCGGACAACTGGGCGGCGGCCGTGAATTCCGATCCACAGGTTCTCGCGGCCACGCCCGGACGGACCAACACCGTGGCCTCGATCCACCGGCCGCCCCGGATCTCCCCGGTGACCTTCGAGGCCCCCAGACCGGGGGTTCCCGTCCAGGTCACGGCAAAGGTGACGCCCGCCACCCCCGGGTTGCGCGTCGAGCTCCAGTACTGGGTGATCGCATCCACCACCGTTCCCGAGCCCGCGACCGTGATCTTGGAAGGCGGGTCCGTTCCCGGCGAATTTCGCGGATCCATTCCGGCTCAACCCGCCGGGCGCCTGTTGCGATTCCGGATCCGGGCCGTGGATGCCCGCGGTGCCGAGCGATGGGAGCCCGCCCCGGGGGAACCACGCCCGACCTTTTCGGCGTTTCTTCAGGACAACACGAACCGCCTGACCGTGCCCGAGGCGCGCCTGCTGACCCTGGGTCCCCGCGAATCCCCCGGCGCCTCCCTGCACCACAGATCCCGCGGACGAGACATCACCCTGCTTCGGGGACAGTCGGCATTCGTGGTTTTTCCAACCAACGGCACCCCGGCGCAGACGTTCGACCACATCCGGCTGAGTCCGAGATCCGGAGGCTGGAAGGTCCGCCTGCACAAGGACCTCCCCCTGGACGGCATGACCACCCTGAACGTCGTCTACGAACAGAGGCCGCGGTGGATGCTTTCGGAACCGCTGGCCTACGAGGTGTTCCGCCGTGCCGGGGTTCCAGCCCCCAACACCGGGCATCTCCGCCTGTGGCTCAACGCCCAGCCGCTCGGCTATCATCTGATGTTCGAGCAGGTCAACGCCTCCTTCCTGCGAAGGCACCAACTCGATCCCGATGGCAACCTGTACAAGCTCCTCTGGTACGGAAACGATGTCATTGGCCAGCATGAGAAAAAGAACAACCCCGAGTCGGGTCATGCCGACCTGCTGGAGGCGATCGCCCTGCTGGACCGCGGCACCGGTGACCGGGTCTGGGGGGATATCCAGCGCGCATTCCATGTCGGCGAGTTCGCCAGCTACTTTGCGGTGAGCCATTGCATCCAGAACTGGGACGGCTTCTTCAACAACTACTTCGTGCACCGGGGCCCCGGACCCGATGGCCGGTGGACCATCATCCCTTGGGATCAGGACAAGACGTGGGGCGATCACGACGGCGCGTCCCGGGCCTACGACTGGTATGACATGCCGCTCACGTACGGAATGAAAGGCGATCGGAGGCCGGGAAGCCGGTTCAGCTTCTTCCGATTGGGCAACACGGGCTGGGATGGTGGCAGTTGGTGGCGTCCGGGGGGATATTTCTCTGGCCCGCTGCTCGCGCATCCGCAGTTCCGAGGACGCTTCCTGACCCGCCTCCACGAAGTGTGCCAGGACGTCTTCACCGAGCCGGCCCTGCTCCCCGTCATCAACGACCTCGAGCGCCGGCTCGCACCGGAGGTGCAATACCGGGCGTCGTTGGAGGGCATGGATCCAAGCCAGGCGCGGGCGGAGTTTCTCGAATTGGTGGATTCCTTCCGCCGCCAGCTCAAGCATCGGCGCGCGTTCCTGATACGTGCCTTGGAACGGGAATCCGCGGGACGCTGATCTCCAGCCTCCCTCAGGCGCCCTCGCTGCGCGACCGGCTACGGGCCTGCCTCCGACCACCGGTCGGGGACGCACGCCTCAGAACCGCTCGGGCTGAACGGCGGGACTACGGCGCCTCGTCCGGGTTCAACACCTGCAACCGGACGTAGTTGAAGTTGATCCAGATGGAATGGCGGGCGGGAGCCGGCCCCGTCCGGACAATCTCGATCGTGTTGGGGCCTGCTCCCGCCCCAACTTCCGACAGGAGAAAATCCAGATCCACCGTCGTCGTGGCCCTCAGCGTCTTGGAATAGAGCACTTCGCTGCGCCCGGACGCCGTCCGAAGCCGCACGACAATATCGTGCTGATAGAACCCGGGCTGGATGACCCCGCCAATCATGTAGCCACCCCGGGTCAACTGAAACGTGACACGCATCCGGGTCCGTTCCCTTACCTGGTCCTGCGTGAGGACGAAATGAATCCGGTTGGTCCGGTCGGCCCCGGAGAGGCCCCGCTCGAAGGCCACATCCGGTTCCCTCGCTGCAAGATCCAGGTTGGATCTGAGACCATTGAACCCGGCGGGGTACAAGCCCGCGAGGTAGAAGTCGTCATCCGCGGTCGGATTGGAGGCCGGATCGTACAAGGGGTCCTCCGGCACCCGCGTGACCTTGCCTGGAGGCGCGTCGGCCCTGCCATTCTCACGGCTGAATTCCCAGAACGGCGACCGGGTGACCCCGGTGAGTGGATCCTCGACGCCAATGGCCCACTCGACCACCGGTTCCCCTCCGCCGGGGTTCTCCGTCACTGGATCCTCCCCGGCCGCCCCGTCATCCGTGTCCGGAGTCTCAGGGAGCACCTCACCATCATCTGGTTCATCGGGCGGTTCCACCCCGGCCTCCGGGGCCTCCGGAGTCGGCGGTACAGGCGGTGCAGGCGGTACAGGCCGGACAGCCGAAGGATTGACCACCTGCATCCGGACGTAATTGAAGGTGACCCAGATGGAACTTCGGGCGGGACTCGGCCCCACACGAACCACTTCCACCGTGTTGGGGCCCGCCGCGGCTCCGACTTCATCCAACCGGAACTCCACGTCAACCGTCGTGGTCTTACTGATCCGATTGGCGTACAAAACCGTGCTCCGCCCGGCGGCGTTCCGGAACCGGACCACGATGTCATGGTCAAAGAACCCAGGTTGCACGACACCGCCAATCATGCGGCCGCCCCGGGTCAACTGGAAGGTGACACGCATCCGGGACTGGTCTCCGACCAGGGCGTCGTTCAAGACGAAGTGAATTCGGTTGGTGCGATCGCCCGCGGTGAGTGCCCGTTCGAAACCCGTCAGGGACTCCTGGCGGGAAAGATTGAGGTCTGCCGGGAGACGGTTGAAACCCGCGGGGTAGAACCCGGCGAGGTAGTAATCGTCGTCCACTCCGGGGTTCGAGGCGGCGGCGTACTGGGGGTCCCCGGGATCACGGGTGACCCGTCCCGGTGCCGCGTCGGCCCGGCCGTTCTCCTGACGAAACTCCCAGAAGGGCGGGTTCCGACCATTGGCGGAGTTGCCGTCCACCGGGTCTTCCTGGCCGATGTCCCACCGGACCATCAAGGAATCCGTGCCCACCGGCGGCACCCCATCGCCCGGCGGTGGATTCGGGTCTGAATCCGGGTTTTCAACCTCCGGATCTTCGGGGGATACGTCCGGCGGCCCCTCCTCGTAGGGCGGATTCTCCTCCTCAACCACCGGCGGGCCATCAGGCGACGAGACGCCGAGTTCGACATAGTTGAAGTGGATCCAGGCCCCGATACCCGGAGGATTTGGGCCAACCCGCACGAACTCGATCGTGTTCGGCCCCGCGTTGGCACCAACGTCCTGTGCGGAAAACTCAAGATCAATGACGGTTGCGCGCGACACCCGGTTGGCATAAAGGACCGTGTTGCCCCCCCGGGCATTTCGAAACCGGACCGCAATGTCGTGGTCGAAGAATCCATCCCGCTTCTCCTTGTTCTCCATCGAACCGCCCCGCGTCAGCTCGAACCGCAGTCGAATCACCGAACCGGGGACCACGTCACGCGGCTCAAGAACAAAGTGAAGCCGGTTCACCCGGTCCCGGATGGCAAGCGATCGCTCCCACGCCGCCCAGGGTTCATCGTTCGGCACCAGGAGCGGTTCCTTCAGGCCGTTAAAACCGGCGGGATACCAGCCCGCGAGGTAGTAATCGTCATCCGGGCCAGGGTTCGCATCCGGATCGTACTGCGGATCCCCTTGAACCCGTGTCACCGAGCCCGGGGGCGTCTCGCTGCGCCCACTCTCCTCGGAAAACTCCCAGGACGGGCGGAACGGCTGTCCCGGCGGAGCGTCCTCCGGACGGTCTTCGACACCGATCATCCAGCGGGACCTGGACTCCAGGATCCAGCGGGTGACGACGTCAATCCCGGCACGGTCCAGCTCACTCGAACCAATGGGCGGCATGTGGACTGCCCCCAGCTCCGTCATCCGGCGAAGCAGCATGGAACCGCCCAGATCCCCACGCCGGACCACCCGGGCGTCCGGGTTGCCCAGGTTGTCCACGAGGGCGCCATCCAAAATCCCCGCCTGGGTGACCGGGGTGCCCAGCCGCGCATCCCAGTTGCCGCGCCCGGGTCCGCCCGGCAAATGGCAGTAGGCGCAATTTGCATCCAGGTACGACTTGAAACGCCGCTCGAGCGAGGCGGACTCGTCCCCGATCGCCACCATCCGCGGCAGGGTGCCCGGTGAGGACACAGGGGCGTCGAAGATACCGAGACGACTGAGGGCGACCAACTGGTTCACAGACGACCCGCCGGAATCCACTTCCCGATTCAACTGCCGGGCGGAGAAGCCAAGGACATGGCCCGCGGCGGCGTTGTGGCACGACAGACATTCCGATCGTGAGGGATAGTGCCAGCGCTGGATCCGCGTCTGGCCGCCCTCGACCACCGCAATCTCCTCATCCATCCCGGAGTCCGGAACCAGATCGGCGTTGGACCCATCGGGACGCCACCGGTAGGTCAGCCCGTACACTCCCTCGTCGGTCTTGACGAGGAACCGGGTTTCCAGACGACGCCGGGAGTTCGGATCACCCCGGACCAAATCGAGGTCAAAATGCTTCACCCACACCATGCCGGAAGGAAACTGCCATCCCTCCTCCTCGTTCCGTTGGATCCGGCTGCCGGCATCCTGCATGAAGAACCAGCGGCGCTTGATCGCGTGGTCCGACCAGAACGGGGTGGTCACCTCATAGGGAGTGACACCCGCGGCCGGTACGAGCCGCCTGAGACTGGAAAAAACCCGGGTCGCATCCAGGGTCGGAGGCAGGGATGGACCGTCACTGGTAACGTCGCGAACCAGCTTCTGGATCCGGCCGCGTCCCACCTCCGGGACCAGCAATTCTCCGGTCGCCGGGTTCAGCCCCAAGCCTCCGAAACCGGACGCCGCGGTCGTCACCTTCCAGATGTCGGCGGTGCCAACGGCATGCGGATTCAATGCCCAGAGGTGCCGGGAGCCGAAGTCCCCGAAGAGATAGCGTCCCTCGAGCTCCGGATACCGACCACCGCGATACACAAATCCGCCAATGACCGCCTGTCCCTCGAAATTGGGATCCACCCCGCCCCGACCGTACTGATAGATGGGCGCCAGGGACTGGAACCCAGCGGGGGCGCTGCGTGGCATGGGCAGCGTGCCCTCGAAATACGCCCAGCCATAATTGCCACCGCGCACGATCCGGTTCACCTCTTCCAATCGCCGGTCTCCGACGTCACCCGCGTACAAGTCCCCTGTCAGCGGGTCGAATCCCATGCGGAAGGGGTTGCGGAGTCCGACCGCCCAGAACTCGGTGCGCACCCGCGCCGGATCCACCGGCAACCCGTTGAAGGCGGTGGCGCCGATGAACGGGTTGTCGCCGGGAATCCAATACCCCGTGCCGACCGCCGGATGCGGATTCGGGGGGAGGCTTCCGGGACGCCCATCCACATCAATCCGGAGTATGCCGCCGAAGAAATCACGGTCAATGCGCTGGGCATTCTGGACCTGGGCGGCGGCACCACCGCCGTCCCCAACCGAGATATAAAGGAAGCCGTCAGGTCCGAAGTGCATGTCGCCACCCTGGTGGTTGTCGCGCTCATCGAACTGCGAAATCAGGATCTGCTCGGAGGCGCGGACCGCCCGCCAGGGATTTGCCGGATCCCGCTGAAACCTCGAAACGGTGGAATAGGTCTTCCCGGCGGCGCGGTTGGTCCGGCTGTAGAACGCGTAGAACCAGCCGTTCTCAACGTAACGAGGGTGAAAGGCAAGGCCCAGCAGACCCGACTCCGACCGACTGGCCCCCAGACCGTAGGTGTCGCGCGAAATGTCCAGGAACACCGTCTTTGTCGGCCGGGCCAGGTTGGTGATCACGTGAATCCTCCCGAACAACCCGATGACGTACAGCGCGTTGGTCTGGCCCGGTGCGTTCGCCAGTCCGACAATGTCGTCGCTCCGGTAGGGAAAGGTGAGTCCGGGGAAGGCCTCGACCAGACGATAGTGCGACCGGGGTGCCGACGACGGGAACGCCGGCGGGTCCAGCACCAGCCGCTGACCGGCCGCAGGCAGAATCGCCATCAGAAAGATAGCGACCGCCAAAGCGGTTCGCCCCCGTGGACACGGGCGTTTGACCTCCATAAGTGCCTAAGCGAGGACCAATTATTCCGCTTCTGGCAAGAAAAAAACCTGGGGCGCGGGCAGGCCGGGCGAATCCCTACAGCTGTAATCCACCCGTCGCCGCGTCGGGATCTCCGGCCCGTTCGGGTGTCAGAAGCTGTCTCAGATACTGCACGGCACCCTCGAGGTCGGTCACCGAACGTGGCAGCGTGGCGCCGGCGGCATTTGGATGCCCCCCGCCCTGCAGTCGGGCCGCCACCCCCAAGGCCTCGCCGTCGAGGCTGCGAACACTGGCGACAATCGTCCGATTCGCCTTGGGAAACAGGGTGACCAGCACCTTGTATCCGGTGGCCCCCCGTTCCAGCAGTTCATGCACGATGCGGTTCGAGTCGCCGACCGAGGTCTGCACCACCCCGACTTCCGGCGAAACCTCCTCGACATGGGACGCCGACCAGGCGTAGCCGATGGGATTCTCGACCCGCCGCTTCACCGTCATCACCTCGAGCAACGGATGATTCAGCAGCCGCTCGGGATCCCCCTCCAGCAGCCGGTGCAAATTCCAGAATCCATACTCCTTCACCAGTCCGGCGTAGTCATTGGCCAGGTCAAACTCCGGATCCGCATCCAGCCAGAGGTCGGCGATGTTGTTGAGGTGCACCAACCGGTCGAGGACCGGAGTGCCCAGGCCGGCTTCGCGACAGAGGGCATACGCCAGACTGGCCGCCGACTTTTCCGGATCATGAATCAGGCGTGCCTGGGTGGGCCGGGAGGTCGTTGTGTGATGATCCACCACCAGCCAGTCGGGACGGTCCAGACGGGACTCGAAGCTGAAGTCCGCCACCCAGGCCACCGGCTCAGTCATCTGACGATTGCGCCACCCCTGGTAGTTCCAGGCCTGCAGGGTCACCTCCGCCCCAAACAGCGACCGGGCCAGCCGGACCAGCAGCAGACCGGAAAGCAGCCCGTCCAGATCGCTTTCATGGGTGAGGATGACCGAAGGCCGTGCAAACGAAGCCATCCGTTCAGCCTACCGGGGCCCCCGGGGATGTCGAATGTCGAAAGGAGTCGAATCCGGCCCGGCGGGCTCACGCGTCACCTCGAAGCCGAGGTGGGAGACTCCGGTTCATCCGCAGCCTCGAAGAACCCGATGAACATCTCGTCCCACGACTGCCGCCCAAACGTCACATGGCGCTTGGGATCCGGATTGTCCGGATTCATCGGGGAGTTGTCGAACGCGCCGGACACCAGCAACCAGGAACCCGCCGGCACGCGACGCGGCTCCTTCAGGTAGTAGCTGTGCTGCCATTTGAAGTCGTATCGCGGCACGTGGAGCAGCGTTTCCCGCGTCCCGTCCGGCAACAGCAGTTCATACCGCATCCATTTTCCACGGAGATGCATGTGCGGGAAGAGGCCGTAAAGCGTGGCGGGCTTTTCAAACGCATAGGTGGCGGTGTGCCGGGCCTCGGCATCTCCCGGAGGAATCAAGAGGCTCAATTCGATGGCCTGCCGTGTCTCGGCCGCGCGCGGACGTGGACCTTCCGCAAGATACAGCGCCACTTCGCTTTCGTCCGTCTCCTCGGTGCCGCAGGTGGTGTAGTGCAGCTCCAGGGTCAATTCCGCCCCGCGGGGAAGGCACTTGGCCACGTCCGACGGATAGCTCAAGGCGCTGGCGCCCGGCGCCCAGCCGATCATGAACGCCCCATTGTCGTTCCCGGTGTCGGGTGCGCCGGGCCACTTGGCGTACAGGATGACGTGGTGAACGACCTTGGGGTTGCCCGGCTTGATGTCGAGGGCCTTCAGCCAGACGTCGTTGGTGAACGGGTTGGGCACCTTGACGTAGCGGTACTCGACCACTCCGGTCGCCGGAATGCGCTGGGGTTCGGGCAAACGCAGGACCGCCTGGGGTTCGCCCAGCCGCCATTCCGGTAGCGGTGCCAGGGGTGCCGCCAGTGGGTCCTCACCGTCCCCCCGGGGCGCTCCCGCCCTGGCCCAGCGGATCAACGTCTGCGTCTCCTCCCGCGTCAGGGTGTTGCCATCGAGAAAGGTTCCATGCCCCGGGTGCGGATCCCAAGGCGGCATGCGCCGCGTGAGCAACACCTCCTCGATCATGTCCGCATAGTTGGCCACGCGGCGATGGCTGTTCATGCTGAACGGCCCGATGCCCCCCGGGCGGTGGCACTCCACACAATGGCTGGCGAGCAGGGGCGCGACCTGGCGGACATAGTCCGGCGCCTCATCGTCGCCGGCGACCCTGGCATAGCTGATCCTGCAGCCGCGCGCCGGGGTCTTTGCGACCTGAATCTCCCGACCGGCGAGAAAGTCCTCCAACGCCGTCTCCAGGTAACGTTCGGTGGGTGCGGGCTTTTCGGCGCCTTCGGCCAACTGGTCGTCCATCGCGCCGCGGTAGATCACCCGGCGGTCCGCGAGATCAATGGCGACCACTTCCGCGGTGCGCTCCACCCCGAGGGCCAGCCCCAGACTCTGCCGGGGGTCGAGGAGCCACGTCATGCTGTGGAGCCCCAGCTTGAAGCGCTCCTTCTGCACATCTCCGACAGAATCGCCCGCGTAGGCGTTCACCAGCCAGAACGTCACACCCTGCCCCTCGAACCGGTCGCGCAGGTCCCGGAATTTGGACGCACTCTTGCGCACGATCGGACATCC includes the following:
- a CDS encoding redoxin family protein; the protein is MPRRITGLPRRVRIPRLAQWLAVACAGAVAGHAATGPAVPNFALLDTDERNHELFRTPGRAVVLMFTGTGCPIVRKSASKFRDLRDRFEGQGVTFWLVNAYAGDSVGDVQKERFKLGLHSMTWLLDPRQSLGLALGVERTAEVVAIDLADRRVIYRGAMDDQLAEGAEKPAPTERYLETALEDFLAGREIQVAKTPARGCRISYARVAGDDEAPDYVRQVAPLLASHCVECHRPGGIGPFSMNSHRRVANYADMIEEVLLTRRMPPWDPHPGHGTFLDGNTLTREETQTLIRWARAGAPRGDGEDPLAAPLAPLPEWRLGEPQAVLRLPEPQRIPATGVVEYRYVKVPNPFTNDVWLKALDIKPGNPKVVHHVILYAKWPGAPDTGNDNGAFMIGWAPGASALSYPSDVAKCLPRGAELTLELHYTTCGTEETDESEVALYLAEGPRPRAAETRQAIELSLLIPPGDAEARHTATYAFEKPATLYGLFPHMHLRGKWMRYELLLPDGTRETLLHVPRYDFKWQHSYYLKEPRRVPAGSWLLVSGAFDNSPMNPDNPDPKRHVTFGRQSWDEMFIGFFEAADEPESPTSASR
- a CDS encoding PQQ-dependent sugar dehydrogenase, coding for MAILPAAGQRLVLDPPAFPSSAPRSHYRLVEAFPGLTFPYRSDDIVGLANAPGQTNALYVIGLFGRIHVITNLARPTKTVFLDISRDTYGLGASRSESGLLGLAFHPRYVENGWFYAFYSRTNRAAGKTYSTVSRFQRDPANPWRAVRASEQILISQFDERDNHQGGDMHFGPDGFLYISVGDGGGAAAQVQNAQRIDRDFFGGILRIDVDGRPGSLPPNPHPAVGTGYWIPGDNPFIGATAFNGLPVDPARVRTEFWAVGLRNPFRMGFDPLTGDLYAGDVGDRRLEEVNRIVRGGNYGWAYFEGTLPMPRSAPAGFQSLAPIYQYGRGGVDPNFEGQAVIGGFVYRGGRYPELEGRYLFGDFGSRHLWALNPHAVGTADIWKVTTAASGFGGLGLNPATGELLVPEVGRGRIQKLVRDVTSDGPSLPPTLDATRVFSSLRRLVPAAGVTPYEVTTPFWSDHAIKRRWFFMQDAGSRIQRNEEEGWQFPSGMVWVKHFDLDLVRGDPNSRRRLETRFLVKTDEGVYGLTYRWRPDGSNADLVPDSGMDEEIAVVEGGQTRIQRWHYPSRSECLSCHNAAAGHVLGFSARQLNREVDSGGSSVNQLVALSRLGIFDAPVSSPGTLPRMVAIGDESASLERRFKSYLDANCAYCHLPGGPGRGNWDARLGTPVTQAGILDGALVDNLGNPDARVVRRGDLGGSMLLRRMTELGAVHMPPIGSSELDRAGIDVVTRWILESRSRWMIGVEDRPEDAPPGQPFRPSWEFSEESGRSETPPGSVTRVQGDPQYDPDANPGPDDDYYLAGWYPAGFNGLKEPLLVPNDEPWAAWERSLAIRDRVNRLHFVLEPRDVVPGSVIRLRFELTRGGSMENKEKRDGFFDHDIAVRFRNARGGNTVLYANRVSRATVIDLEFSAQDVGANAGPNTIEFVRVGPNPPGIGAWIHFNYVELGVSSPDGPPVVEEENPPYEEGPPDVSPEDPEVENPDSDPNPPPGDGVPPVGTDSLMVRWDIGQEDPVDGNSANGRNPPFWEFRQENGRADAAPGRVTRDPGDPQYAAASNPGVDDDYYLAGFYPAGFNRLPADLNLSRQESLTGFERALTAGDRTNRIHFVLNDALVGDQSRMRVTFQLTRGGRMIGGVVQPGFFDHDIVVRFRNAAGRSTVLYANRISKTTTVDVEFRLDEVGAAAGPNTVEVVRVGPSPARSSIWVTFNYVRMQVVNPSAVRPVPPAPPVPPTPEAPEAGVEPPDEPDDGEVLPETPDTDDGAAGEDPVTENPGGGEPVVEWAIGVEDPLTGVTRSPFWEFSRENGRADAPPGKVTRVPEDPLYDPASNPTADDDFYLAGLYPAGFNGLRSNLDLAAREPDVAFERGLSGADRTNRIHFVLTQDQVRERTRMRVTFQLTRGGYMIGGVIQPGFYQHDIVVRLRTASGRSEVLYSKTLRATTTVDLDFLLSEVGAGAGPNTIEIVRTGPAPARHSIWINFNYVRLQVLNPDEAP
- a CDS encoding prepilin-type N-terminal cleavage/methylation domain-containing protein, coding for MTLNPNRNRPPHRPGGFTLIELLVVIAIIAILAALLAPALAGAKARANGIRCLNHVRQLALSLVIYSGDHDGYYPARREHPAAWMTALQPYYKDPAILKCPSDRFPWIPGLPVEARVAVQRSFVINGFNDWFQANLSPTNYQQFLRWQWPAGMRDSAIPEPSETITFGEKKAGSFHVHMDFSQGREGNDVEEIEQNRHRSGRGKSGGSNFAFADGSARLLGYGRSTSPVNLWAVTEAWRRVAVRAE
- a CDS encoding CotH kinase family protein, which encodes MPCSFRICCWSVLFGALAGSLQSSVVLNELLYHPPDDNDALQFIELHNTGPEPVALDGWRLTRGVAFTAPNWTLPAGGFAVICRNRAAFERQFGPGLPVIGEFKGRLKHGGERVELTDAGGRVVDALRYDDTPPWPVGSDGYGASLERIVADGPAGDPDNWAAAVNSDPQVLAATPGRTNTVASIHRPPRISPVTFEAPRPGVPVQVTAKVTPATPGLRVELQYWVIASTTVPEPATVILEGGSVPGEFRGSIPAQPAGRLLRFRIRAVDARGAERWEPAPGEPRPTFSAFLQDNTNRLTVPEARLLTLGPRESPGASLHHRSRGRDITLLRGQSAFVVFPTNGTPAQTFDHIRLSPRSGGWKVRLHKDLPLDGMTTLNVVYEQRPRWMLSEPLAYEVFRRAGVPAPNTGHLRLWLNAQPLGYHLMFEQVNASFLRRHQLDPDGNLYKLLWYGNDVIGQHEKKNNPESGHADLLEAIALLDRGTGDRVWGDIQRAFHVGEFASYFAVSHCIQNWDGFFNNYFVHRGPGPDGRWTIIPWDQDKTWGDHDGASRAYDWYDMPLTYGMKGDRRPGSRFSFFRLGNTGWDGGSWWRPGGYFSGPLLAHPQFRGRFLTRLHEVCQDVFTEPALLPVINDLERRLAPEVQYRASLEGMDPSQARAEFLELVDSFRRQLKHRRAFLIRALERESAGR
- a CDS encoding DHH family phosphoesterase → MASFARPSVILTHESDLDGLLSGLLLVRLARSLFGAEVTLQAWNYQGWRNRQMTEPVAWVADFSFESRLDRPDWLVVDHHTTTSRPTQARLIHDPEKSAASLAYALCREAGLGTPVLDRLVHLNNIADLWLDADPEFDLANDYAGLVKEYGFWNLHRLLEGDPERLLNHPLLEVMTVKRRVENPIGYAWSASHVEEVSPEVGVVQTSVGDSNRIVHELLERGATGYKVLVTLFPKANRTIVASVRSLDGEALGVAARLQGGGHPNAAGATLPRSVTDLEGAVQYLRQLLTPERAGDPDAATGGLQL